CAAGTTGTTGTTTGAAAGGTCCAACATTTGCAGAGCAGAAAGTTGGCACAATTGTAAAGGAATTGTTCCATTAAACCTGTTTTGCCGAAGCCTTAGAATCTGCATCGAGGAAAAGATATTCCCCATCCATAAAGGGATAATCCCAGACAAATGGTTATCTCCAACatccaaaattaaaagttgATTTAAATTTCTCAGAGATGATGGAGAACCCCCATGTAGGGTGTTATTGTTCAAATGCAACCATGCCAACGTGGGTAGATTACCCAGAGAGTTCGGAATGACACCTGATAATTTGTTGGAAGCCAAATTTATGACACCGGGTCTTTGAGTAACACTCCAACAGTTAGGAATTTCACCAACTAACATGTTTCCCGAAAGGTCAAGACTGTACAAAGAGTCTATTCTGCACAATGAATCTGGAATGAGACCACTTATAAGGTTGTTTCCAAGAAGCAAGTGAGTGACATTGGGCAAACTATCAGAAATATCTTGGGGAAGTGACCCACTGATATGATTATTTGTGAGATTTAAGTAGACAAGTTGGCTGGGCCATCTTATGTCAGACACCAAATTCTCCAAATGATTAAGGGATATGTCTAAGTTGCGAAGGTTTAGAAGCAGACTAAGACTGTAAGGAATGTTTCCCTGTAACTTATTTTCAGACAGATATAAGGTGGACAAATTTTGAAGTTGACCAATATTGTGAGGAATGGTACCATTTAAAGAGTTTTGTGAAAGATCTAGATCTGTTAGGCTTACAAGTTGCACTAAACTCCTTGGAATGACCCCATCAAAATGATTGGAAGAAAGTACTAAAATGTTTAAACTGACAAGTTCCCCGATACAGTCAGGAAGAGAACCCGTGAAGTTATTGTTGGAAAGCACCAATATCTTCAGATCGACAAGTTTTGTTATTATCCCACAAGGAAGAGATCCCACCAATTTACTGTCAGTCATAATCAATGAACTTAGATTTTTTTGCTGTCCCAACCATGGTGGCAAATGACCATTACATTCGTTGTGACTTAAATCCAAATACATCAAATCGTGCCTAATGCATTTAGACTGTATATGGTTTCCAAGTGCATCACTTTGAACTTTGTTTCTTGACATATCTAATTGTTGAAGATGACAACAGTTTCCCAGAAGAGATGCTAGAGATCCCTCAATATGATTGACATCATTACCTGAAAGACTGGGGTATTGAAGACCCTTTAACTCTCCTAACCACCCCGGAACAGAATGAAACTTGTTTTGTGAAAGGCCGAGATAAACCAGGGAAGTTAGATTCTGTAGAGCAGATGGAAGTGAGCCATAAAGAGCATTACTATCAAGAAATAGACAGACGAGGTTAGCAGAGGTTCCCAACCAGAAGGGAGTGGAATTCAGGTTGTTGTGAGAAAGGTCAATGACTGCAATGGAAGTCATATTTTGAAAAGCATCCACAAACGGAGTCTGAAGTCCATTTTCTGTTAGATAGAGGTATTCCAGTCTGGAAAGATTTGTGGTGCTAACATGTTTATGGGTGTGCAACTTATCAAGTCCACAATTGATTAATTCTAGTTGTATCAAAGAAGGAAGCATGTCGAGTGACTGCAACAAATTTTGTGCCTTGCCAAGATACACATCACTCATGTAAAGGTATTGGAGGGATGAAAGTTGAGAAATCCAGTAGAAGTCATCCGCATAGAGAGCATTGAAGCTCAAATCAAGAATGAGCAATTTTGTGAGGTTCCCAAGATTGTACGGGATCCTACCACTAAAATGACTATCAGAGAGATAAAGGGCTTGCAGATGTTGCAAAGTTTGAATGGACGCTGGTATTGAACTATTATGAAATTTGTTTCCACTCAAATCTAAATAAGTTAGATATTTAAGCTCCAATATAGAAGGGTGAACCTGTTGAGCTTTAAGGACGTAGTCGTAAAACTTACAGTTAAGTTGCAACTTTTCTTCATGACTTAACGGATAACAAGGATTTCTGAGATCAAGCTTGACAACATGGCCTGTAAGATTATTGCAGTCTACACCTTTCCATTGGCAACAACTACTTCCTTCCCAAGATGAAAACCATGATGAATCTTTAAAGCTTCCTTTGATCCTTAGAAGAGCTTGCCTTTCTTGTTCATTGCAACCAAGTGCTGCATGGCCACATGAAGTTAACACTGCAAATGTTGCAGTCAAAAGGAAAACAATAGCGAAAGCCAACCCAAACATGTCTGCTGAAGAGTGTTAGAATCAAAGAAGAGAGTTGGCGAGGAGCAATGAAGTATACAATATTTACGCACTTGGTTTATCAAATAAAACTCTGAATACAGGAAACTGAAATATCGATGATTTGATGTCAGTTGATGTGTATCAGTAGCAAAATGCACAAAGTCATGTGTGAAAGTTTGATTTTTGGGGTTATTAGACATGTCGATAATTTAGATATATTAATCATAAGCAtttggtttaaaaatatatatattataagtgaAGTTAAGTTAGATTAATAAAATACCAAATCATTCTACAGTATGTATATATGGTGTGTTTAATAGAATTGTCGATCTAACCTATGTACATGGTCACCGTCAACCCATTCTTAAAATAACTCTTTTTATTGGTTTAACAAATGAGTAGGTTGAAAAAATCTTAACCCTCAAAAAGTCCCACATAAAGTGGATTAGGAAAACGGTTAAAATGGATTTGAACCATAACAAGAATTTAATTAACtcttaaatatttcttaaaatatttcctttcaatattttaattcttaaatatttttcaaaattgtatgagtccttaaaatattttaaattataaattaatctttaaatgttttataataattataaattgatctttaataattttttactatttgaaACTTGGAAGGTTGAGGCCTAACCCAATTTGTCCGGCTAGGCTAAATTAACCTAATTTGGATATGACCCAAGCCAATGATTTAGGCCTGACATTGGCCAACCCTATATAAGCATGAATTAACATGATCTGGTTTGAATTGGGTTCAAAGTGTACCCGACTTGACTTGGTTCGATGTTGGTCAACTTAGTTCAACCAAGTATGTTTGACTTAACTTGGCTTAACATGTGATTGACTCTTCTCAACTTAATGTGGACTCGACACAACTTGGTTGAGCTCAATGTGAActccattttaaattataaatcaataatttcttCTTACAACCTCTTCACCGATACACTTCTCGAGGCTTGGAGGCTACTATGCCTATAGAAAGTAGAAAGGCAGATAACCAAGGGTCGCCAACTACTTGGACTtgcaaaattcataaataatgaCATCAAGAAAATATCACGATTCATTCTACCATATAACTCTTTATAGTCTTCAACACTAATCATGCCAAAGACCGGAGGTTGATGTATTGTTGAAGGCCGGTTAGTCCCCAGTCTCGATTAAACCTTTAGGCCGAATACTTACCAACCCTTTCAGAACAGGTTCACACCTAGTCCTAGAAACATAGCCCAGGTCGGGTACTTATTATCTCGACAAAAACAACTTACTATCGATCCTTAAGACTCAGCCAAACACTTTTTATAGCTGGACATTTGTCGTCAAACCAGTAAATACTTAACTCTACATTGTATACACAAAGATGTAGTTACCTTAGTCGAAATAGTTAATCATGTATAGATGAGTGGGCCTCAAAGACCAGACTCATACAAGTAAGTGGGCCCCTATTCCAGGCTCATAACCAGGTACTGGGTAAGTTCCATGTAATGTATCAAGTAATGAcctttgaaattattataaatacacatgGCTTAAGGTAATTAGGTACGTATTTTTCATTAATCACAAAATACCATATTTGACTATTGGCTAAAGCATCTTGTTTACTTAGGTGTTGGAATGCCATCTATAGATATGTTCCCTGTTCACTTGAGGAAGGACAAGAACTTAAAAGAGGACACCTAAAAAAATGACATATTGAATGCTTTTTTGAAGTCTTTGCAAGTTATTACTTTGATTCTCTAAgcacaaatatattaatttaaacaaaaaatatttagattaatTACTACAAAAAAAACCTGAAATTACCGACAGAATTTTATCGACAGATATGTTTTAGTcggaaaatttgaattatcgacaaattttatcgacagatttttaaattttaattatcgacgaaaaatccgtcggtaacaCATATTTCATTTATCGAcagaaaaatccgtcggtaaaatccgccggtaattcaaattttttaacagAGGAATTTACCGACGAATTTATCCTcgtcggtaaaagaagcgggaaATTTCTCGCCCAAACTTGTATTGTCGACGGATTATTCCATCGGTAAAATTCGTcgatactttaaaaaatttttacCGACGAATAAATTCGTCGATAAAAGAGGCGGTAAATTTTTCGTCAAATTTACATTGTCGACAGATTTTTTTTATCGGTAAAATTTGTCGATACTTACGTAACttaaaatccgtcggtaaaattcatcgataatttaaatttatttttatcgaCGAATTTACCGATGAATTTATCCGTCGATAAAAGGAGTGGGATTTTTCTTGCCCAAACTCACCTTATAAGAAGacgagaaaaagaagaaaagaagaaaagaagaagaagaaagagaaggagaaggaggaggaggagaagaagaagcaggaggaggagaaagaaaaggaaaaagagaaagagaagaagcagaaggagaagaagaaaaataagaagaagaagaacgagaaggaggagaagaagaagaggaagaaggagaaaatgaaggaaaagaaggagaagaagaagaagaagaatgagaagaagaagatgatgacgaCAACAATAGCCGCGGTGGCGGCGACGACGACGGCAAGGGTGGCGACGACGACGACaaagaaaaaaacgaaaaaaaaaaatgaaagaaggaggaggaagaagatgaacaatgCATGTtatttaccgacgaattttttgGTAATTACCGAGAGATTTTTtggtcggtaattaccgacgaaaTTTCCATCAGTAATTATCGACAgatttaccgacgaatttttttatcagtaatTATCAATTCTGtcggtaaaattttaccgaCAAGGGTTTTACAGACAAATTTTTTACCGTCAATAATTCGTCGATAATGTTGATTTAACGACGGATTTTGAccattaccgacgaattttgaCCGTTGGTAATATCAGTTTTTCTTGTAAACTTTATTACAATATGAGAATATATTTCAAAGCAGAATGTTATtgtacaattaaaataatttgtacaatttaaacaacttaaatataatttagaataatttaattcattaaattattcACATCTTTCTGGCATACTTTTTCATGattagttatttattatttcactcTCTTAAATCAGTCACCAATGTCTAAATACACCATCCTTACAACAATTATGCTCTCCTCAAAACAACAAGAGGAGTGTTGTTCTGATATagaaaaattgggacaaaattgaattagatacacataagtaggtattaaattgaaaaaaaaagacatatatagggactaaatcgaaatcaacacaatggcGTCTGATAGTGACGTTGCACAGACTGACACATTGCACGTTGACTAACGTGTTAGTCAACTCTATctgaaaaggacctaattgaagcattttttcaaaagttgggatgcaactgacacttttttaaaagcgagtaccagattgacacaccTATACCAAAGTGGGAATCATCCGagtaattgaaaaaaagaataaggCCTTAGAAATGGATAGCGAAGTTAAGTAATTAAGATTTGGCCTTGTTTTGAGAGGCACAGGATGAAGGTCGTGCTGGAGCAATGATATTTGACACTTCAAATTTTTACTAGCATCTTACAAATatctatattaattttttattcaactattaaaactaatatcttaatcttatattttattattaatcatacttgTCAAATGGATATATCAATGAAAGGGGGTCTCAAAATAACTATGGTTCTTCAAGTTTCAGcatcattaaataaattcaatagaGAAATGTGGGGAAGAGAAGTTGTAAGTAGTGATATCAACTATTGAATGCATCCGTGGAATTTTTCCTCCAAATAATCTCTTCCAACTATCCTGAAAATGACTTCTGGTGAAAAAAGTACTGAAAAATAAGTCAACTCTATTTAATGCCGCTGAAAATTGAAGTACTACAATGTTGACTTTCTCTTATACATAGTTTATATCATGAGGCAAACAAATTCTTGGATAAGATGACCAAGTAAGTCATTGTGAACCAGTTATGAATTCCttataaatgagaaataaaataaatgaattaacaaTCTATCTTATTTCCCGCGCATGATCTTTTTATCATTGAGGTGAAGAAGGATTTACCCtaaagtgtaatttttttttttaatttgtataataaCTAGTCCTTCTACCCGTGCAACGCACaggttttttttatatgtaatattgTGGTCATAGCAATGGGTTTTTGGATATTTAATAATCTATATGATGATAatctaatgttttaaaaagatgTTGACGTGTATCAATGGAATAGATCAATTTAGAATGTAATTAAAGTTGTATGTCAAGTTAAGATTTGATTTCATTGAATATTGTCGTCAAgcaccaacaacaaaaatatgactAATACACTACTTTGttaatataagaattaaaaaagaataaattacatACCTAGAATGTATCCTTTGGTATTGAAGTTCATAACTTCCTTTTGTACACAATGACTtctttgttaaactttttcaGTACAATGATTTTCCTACATGgcagaaaataacataaatcaattgatatatatttataacagttttgaaatgaaaaataaaattcgaaaTGGCATACCTATAATTGATTTCTTttcaaagagtttcaaaaatttctttgtacacaacgtttttagttgtgtttgttacctttccatcttcatccaatataagtattttcaatccTCTTTTGGTTTTGACTCTAGAAATAGCAACATATAGTTGGCCATGTGTGAATACAGGTTGTGGAAGATAAAGGCCGACTCTAGAAAGTGTTTGTCCTTGACTTTTGTTAATCGTCATTGCAAAGCATAAAGATATCGGAAAttgtcttctttgaaatttgaaaggcaACCCTGAATCAGATGGCACTAAATCCATTCTTGGTATAAAAATGCTGTCACCAATGTTTTTTCCGGTAATTACAGTTGCACATATTACATTCTTGCCTAAATGTTTGACTTGCAATCTTGTGCCATTGCATAAACCTTTTGCATGATCAATGTTTCTCAAGAGCATAATTGGAACACCTGTTTTCAACTTCAGTTTATGATTTGGTATCCctgaacatttgatatcatttaaaaattcagaTGTAAACCATTCAGATTGCACTTCATCTTGTTCATCAGATTGGCAAGGTGTATCTGAACTTAAATAAGTCACCTCATCACCACCAATTAAGGACAACATGAAATCATTTACTTGCTCTACAGAATCATTTGTTGGGCACAAAATTgctccatcatcaaaataattaggATTCAACATGTTAACCACAAATTCAGGATAGACAAATTCAAACAATGACAATAAAGGTAAATCTGTGTTTGTAATCAGGATCTGTTCGGGAATTTCAACAATGcactcaccattctcatttagaTCCATTTTTGCGTCTCCAATCTTCAAaatccaatcagcaaattcttGAATATCATTGGCTGTTTCAGTATTTGATGTAGTACTTAATCTCATGTTCTTGGATAACTTTAGCACTTTACAACAATTCCATAACTCTGAATAGTTGATTGATGATTTTATGATATCAAACTTAGATCCTTTTTTGATAACTGGTAGAATTTGTCTAAAGTCACCTCCTAACACAACTGCTTTGCCACCAAATGGTTTGTCTTTATTGGCATCATCAACATTTCGCATAATATCTCTTAGTGTTCTATCAAATGCCTCAAAACACATTCTATTCatcattggtgcttcatcccagaTAATCAAACTGGTAGCCATAAGAAGTTTTGCCCTAAGACTACCTTGTGCTATGTTGCAAGTTGATTCTTCATTAATTAACAGTGGGATGCAAAAGGTAGAGTCTGCTGTTTTTCCACCAGGAAGTAATAAAGAAGCAATTCCACTTGATGCTACGTTCAAAACAATCATGCCTTTGCTTCTTAGACCAGCCGACAATGTCTTCCACATAAAAGTCTTACCTGTACCACCATAgccatataagaaaaagaatccTCCCTTCTTTGAAAGAACTGCTGTCATGATATGCTGATATACATCAATTTGTTCATCATTGAGTGCTTTAAACAAACTGTCATGTTCTTTCGCCATGTCTTGTTTATTATATTGCAGCTCATcaacaataaatctattattgaatGTATGTACATCTGAAAGATCAAGTTGAGGTAATGAAGGATAATCTTTCAAACTTCTACCATTTGACATTAGCATTTCCTCTATTTCCAGCAGACATAGTTTTTGTAATTCAGCAGTCTCAATTTGAAGACCTGCAAATACAGatatataataatcatatacatatatataatataataataaacaactaaacttgagaagatctgtaaataagtaaacaacaaaaaatacagATTATCAATCTGtaaattaatattgtttataGATTGAGAAGACCtgcaataagtaaataatacaattaaaatatatatgtatacgaaattaaaagaaaaaatatgaagtaCCTGGTAAGTTCATCTCCTTCcttttttggtacaaaattcCATCACATAAGATACTCCAAGTAGAATTCCAAACTATATCTGGTTTAGAAATTGTATTCATGGAcaacaaagtaacaaataatcTTCTAAGTTGATACCCACAAGCAAATTCACTTGCTTCTTtgattgcatcaatatattctTTGTCATCAGCCAACAATCCCAAAACATAGCAAGCTTCTTGGTATGTTTCATAATACTTTCCATCAATTGTCTTAATGCTTTCATAatcaatacaacctttttgAATGGTCAGTAATATCCTCAAATAATAAAGTTCTCCAGACCCAGGAGGAATATAAGTAAGTCTACCAATGTTGTAGcctttcttccttggtttccattctttttctttggcaAACCACACAAATTTACTTGGAAATTCTGAATAAGTCAATTGTTTTCCTTCCTCATAAACTTTGTTAGCCtcaaaccaagctagaaacATTGTGTTAGCATTTTCGTATCTGTTGAAGACCAcattaatatcatcatcatctttaaacaaagcTGATTGTTGGCCAAGAAGATGAAAGGTCAATCTCTGAACAGGAGGCCATCTATGATGGATGTCAAAAGCAAATATTCTCCAAGCAGCTTCACATGGTGATAGATACCTACAGTCGTAATACCTTTTGATCTCATcaataatggttgatttttcAGACTGTGCAGAGTTTTTGCTTATTTTAAGAGTAGCTCTGTCTGGACCTTTGTtcacatatttgaacaaatatttgatTGAATTGGTCTTGTTGCAATACTCTGTATTGACGTGTGCTTGATACCTCATTAGAAGTGGTGGATTGTAGGGAACAACACTTCTATTGTCCAGCTTAATTCCATTCTTCTCAACAAATCTACCATTATCAAGTCTTCTATAGCATGGATATCCGTCTTCGTCAATTGAAGTCGaagatgtgaatttttttggataaaatttagaacatcTTCCTTCCTTCATGCAAGGTGAATTATGTCTTGCAGGTTCGCATGGTCCATGAATCATGTAACTTGAGACAACTTTTTCCAATTTGGGGTACAAATCAGAATTTGGCAATTCAGCTGatattactttatcaatatcAATTGAATTCTTCAACTTGCTTTCTCCATCCAACCATAAAAGTATATGTGCATGAGGTAGACCTCTTTTTTGGAATTCTACTGTGTACATTCctgcatatataaataaaaagtaaatatagttgtgagaatttaatttaagagaaaATTATAGAATGTATATAACTTCATATATAACATACCTGCAGTGCTTTTTCCAAAGAAGtcctttttcttaaaatctgtCATCATTTCATCCAGCTTCATTTTGAACACTCTACATACAATATCAGGTCTATCCGAAGGTGATAAGCCTTTTGCTAAgacaaattcttttatttcactCCAATTGACATTGCATGTTATAGTAATGAACAAATCAGGatatccaaattttttacaaattgccATAGCATCTTGACAATTGTTGAACATGTATCTGGTACCACCAGTGAAAGAAGCAGGCAAGACAATACGTCTTCCAATTAAAGAAGGATCTGTCTCTCCTCTATTAACAGCTTCTTGTAATCCATTAAGAATATCACAGCGAATTAACTTCTGATTCGCTCTGATGAATGACAACCTTTGCGCTTCAACCATTGTATAGCAATCCACCAGAAACTGTTGGAACAATCTGCATGCATTCACAATATTTCCTGCTTCTACAGCTCTTTGTTGTATTCTAAAGGCAATAAATTCTCGCAAAGAAATTCTAACTCTTACCctggattttgtttttgaatgacATTCTCTTATTGGTATATCCTCTTGATAACCATCTTCTCCATATGGAAACATGAGAGGATATTGCAGTGGAATGAAAGCGGTGTGAGTTTCGTGCAGTCTTGTTAATTCACCAGAACATTTTTTGACCACTATATCTCTGCCTACATCCATATTGCCAAAATCACCAACTATAAGTGCAGCTATTTCATCACATGAAGGTGTATTGTAGACTCTAGGGTCTTTGTTTCTGCCTCTAAATAGTCTTAGCGTGAAATCTGATTCCATATGTTCCAGTGACAAATCTCTTACTCTTCTAAAAGTTTTCGCAAGAACATTGTGATTGTCAATCATTTGAATCAAATCAGCAACCAATGATTCATCTATAACAGATTCCTTTGtgtttgaactaaaaaataataaagagaaaGCATGTcaacacatttatttaaatatttcatataatgaaattatttaatatattgacTGACCTGAAATGCTTGACTCTGTTAGTCATTTCATTCTCGGTATCATATATGTAGAGCTGTGCAAACTTTGGCTTTGATCCATGCTCTGGCAATAAACTGCCAATACGGTGATAGTTCTGTCCATTCAGAATAAATTGTGGAGGAGCAGAACCATTGTTCATTGAATTATCAATCTTACCACCAATTGAAGTAAATGAAAACATGCTATTGTATACTCTTAtgttttgtaaaaatgatttgCTTCTCTGATCTTCACCATTTAAcaaaccttcaagaagattagGTGGTCTTTTTAATAGTGGAATTTGtacttttcccttttgacaacACAATGAGAATTCAACTCCCTTTGATGTGTTACATTTTTCTGCTCTTTCTTCATACCAAAGTTGAGCTTTACAGTATTGGCATTCCAAGCAAGGTTCTCCAATATTGAGGAATTCtgaaaatcaatataaaacatTAGAATGAAGCTGCGAATATTTTAATCTGCAGTTATATACAATTGTGTTGGACATTATGTACCTTGTAACTCTCCTTTGCAATACAATTCGTTTGTAGTTGTAGTACTTGTATGATGTTCTTCAATATTAGTAAGATGAAAactaattaatgatttaaaaagaatttatattaaagtcaATAAGTTTAATATCAGAATTACCATCATCTGTTATTGTTGCTGAATCATCGTTTGTTGTGTCTGAATAATTATGTTGTCTTGTTGTTTCATCATCAAGATTGAATCTGTTTTGAAGTGATTGTATGACTTGAAAAGGATATTTCACAACTTTATTCTTAGAAACAGAATGCGACCCAGTTACAACATCTGATCTTCCACctatgaaaaacaaccaaaaacaatTGTCCTACCTGCATTGGCATTGTGAGTATGAATCCAAATGTAATTACCTGCACTGGAATTGTTCTTATTTTGTCCATAATTTCTCTGACTGTTATTGTTAAAAGCTGGAGTCATTCAAAAACATTgatataaaatctaaaattgtcATTTCAACATGTATATAACAAATTAAGAATAATGTACAAATATACCGAAAGGACTATGGTAAGTTAAAGTAGAAGTTGCAGATTGTGAAGTGATTTGTTGTTCAACTAAAGTACTTGAAAAACTTGAGAATTTGTTCACAGTTTCTGCATTGAAACGAAGGTTAGTTTAAAGTGGTACGGAATTAATATTCTTCATAAACAATGTTAATGTTAAGTATTGGAAGAACTTCACAACTGACCAATTTGACTGTGAAATAATGAATTCATATTGtgaaggttgttgttgttgttgtcaacATCTGGAAAAGGATTATTGTAGAAGCATtgttattaaagaaataaaaaaaagacttCATTGATTAAGTTATAAACATTCTTTAAAGATATAGATTAGAAAGAAAAGAACTTACTAATATCCAACTGTTGTAATGGATTCCTGTCTATATTTTGGTGAAATGATGTTTGTGATACAGTTGGTTTATCTGTGAGTAAAACAACAAAGATGATTGAGTATGCATCTGTGTTGTGAAGTTAAAATCCAAAACATAcagttacaaatatatatataaaaagaaattgtgaGATTTATTTACTTTGAGACGTATGGTTTgcaaatttagttttctttcttgcattctcttctttgtcatctgcaacataaaaaaacatagaaacatacAAATGcatcatttataaataaatgattgaTGAAGaattagaaaacataaatgGATTAAGTAAGATGTTAATGACTTACATGAATGTTGAGGATTTTTTGCATTCAACCTCTGTTGTAGCAGCAGTTTCTTTCTCAGCCTTGCATTTTTACAATCGTTATGCTCCATTACAGTACAGAAATGTTATGGAATAGTTTCAAAGGTTACAATGGAAGAAGCAAAAATAAAGGTAAGTTGACTCAATGGATGAAAAAGTGTTTACTGTTTTATTCCTATATTGGTGAATGtctttgttaaacttttttgtGTAGCTTGTACCTCTAATCACAATTgtggaaacaaaaatatatgtaattatagTACGAAGCAGTTTTttgagaagagaaaaagataaaaatagaagaCAAACATAAAAACCAGAAAGAGCATGCAGTACTGAGTGTTACTATATCAgaatcattcatatatatagcaCTTATTTCAGAGTTGATTTGTTCTTGCAACTAAGAAAACATTTCCTTTTTATGTAGGTACAATCAGACGTTTTTTTGATGCAGTACTATATATAGTAAAACAAAGAGAACTTTTTCAAAGGAATTATGTACAATCTTAACCTCATTATGTATAAAAATGATAACATACAGTCAGTGTATGCACATACTAAAGCAACATACATCCATACATATGATTATAGACATGATAACTTTTCATTATTCCTCCAACTATATATGTTTCAATTTCatcatatatatttcatttgaattatagaacaaaataattttatttctgaaTATGATACCATAACAGAGAAGCTTCAAAgagatttcattgataagaaggTAGAACTATACATATGCATTGCTGAAAATAAAAGAACTTGTAGGTTGAAAACTA
This region of Vigna unguiculata cultivar IT97K-499-35 chromosome 5, ASM411807v1, whole genome shotgun sequence genomic DNA includes:
- the LOC114184554 gene encoding uncharacterized protein LOC114184554; this encodes MENNFNEDDVINRMSRYQFSIIHLQDEDLPADFGNYLRQGSFKYIYLYGPRKTVKCKLLLRNHPKKSSKIGSGWKEFCTAHGFHQTIDLVFEVDHMKSNQNVKVLTYSFNNNSQRNYGQNKNNSSAGGRSDVVTGSHSVSKNKVVKYPFQVIQSLQNRFNLDDETTRQHNYSDTTNDDSATITDDEFLNIGEPCLECQYCKAQLWYEERAEKCNTSKGVEFSLCCQKGKVQIPLLKRPPNLLEGLLNGEDQRSKSFLQNIRVYNSMFSFTSIGGKIDNSMNNGSAPPQFILNGQNYHRIGSLLPEHGSKPKFAQLYIYDTENEMTNRVKHFSSNTKESVIDESLVADLIQMIDNHNVLAKTFRRVRDLSLEHMESDFTLRLFRGRNKDPRVYNTPSCDEIAALIVGDFGNMDVGRDIVVKKCSGELTRLHETHTAFIPLQYPLMFPYGEDGYQEDIPIRECHSKTKSRVRVRISLREFIAFRIQQRAVEAGNIVNACRLFQQFLVDCYTMVEAQRLSFIRANQKLIRCDILNGLQEAVNRGETDPSLIGRRIVLPASFTGGTRYMFNNCQDAMAICKKFGYPDLFITITCNVNWSEIKEFVLAKGLSPSDRPDIVCRVFKMKLDEMMTDFKKKDFFGKSTAGMYTVEFQKRGLPHAHILLWLDGESKLKNSIDIDKVISAELPNSDLYPKLEKVVSSYMIHGPCEPARHNSPCMKEGRCSKFYPKKFTSSTSIDEDGYPCYRRLDNGRFVEKNGIKLDNRSVVPYNPPLLMRYQAHVNTEYCNKTNSIKYLFKYVNKGPDRATLKISKNSAQSEKSTIIDEIKRYYDCRYLSPCEAAWRIFAFDIHHRWPPVQRLTFHLLGQQSALFKDDDDINVVFNRYENANTMFLAWFEANKVYEEGKQLTYSEFPSKFVWFAKEKEWKPRKKGYNIGRLTYIPPGSGELYYLRILLTIQKGCIDYESIKTIDGKYYETYQEACYVLGLLADDKEYIDAIKEASEFACGYQLRRLFVTLLSMNTISKPDIVWNSTWSILCDGILYQKRKEMNLPGLQIETAELQKLCLLEIEEMLMSNGRSLKDYPSLPQLDLSDVHTFNNRFIVDELQYNKQDMAKEHDSLFKALNDEQIDVYQHIMTAVLSKKGGFFFLYGYGGTGKTFMWKTLSAGLRSKGMIVLNVASSGIASLLLPGGKTADSTFCIPLLINEESTCNIAQGSLRAKLLMATSLIIWDEAPMMNRMCFEAFDRTLRDIMRNVDDANKDKPFGGKAVVLGGDFRQILPVIKKGSKFDIIKSSINYSELWNCCKVLKLSKNMRLSTTSNTETANDIQEFADWILKIGDAKMDLNENGECIVEIPEQILITNTDLPLLSLFEFVYPEFVVNMLNPNYFDDGAILCPTNDSVEQVNDFMLSLIGGDEVTYLSSDTPCQSDEQDEVQSEWFTSEFLNDIKCSGIPNHKLKLKTGVPIMLLRNIDHAKGLCNGTRLQVKHLGKNVICATVITGKNIGDSIFIPRMDLVPSDSGLPFKFQRRQFPISLCFAMTINKSQGQTLSRVGLYLPQPVFTHGQLYVAISRVKTKRGLKILILDEDGKVTNTTKNVVYKEIFETL